From a single Capsicum annuum cultivar UCD-10X-F1 chromosome 12, UCD10Xv1.1, whole genome shotgun sequence genomic region:
- the LOC107848946 gene encoding vicilin-like seed storage protein At2g18540 — protein sequence MLKKKQQQLKKKARKKEGTVVDEGKEKEEAEKIVAVADEKEEEADKEEVDKATAGEEKEEKKVRKKQLLKVKEKKKVRKKRKVRKKQLLKVNEKKKLFLQLFIKLEWETMIHCFDWRDKAVERPT from the exons atgttaaaaaagaAGCAACAACAGTTGAAGAAGAAggcaagaaaaaaagaaggaactGTAGTTGATGAAGgcaaggaaaaagaagaagctgaaaaaATAGTAGCAGTAgctgatgaaaaagaagaagaagctgacaaagaagaagttgataAAGCTACAgcaggtgaagaaaaagaagaaaagaaggtgAGAAAGAAACAACTGttgaaggtgaaggaaaaaaagaaggtgAGGAAGAAAAGGAAGGTGAGAAAGAAGCAGTTGTTGAAGGTGAACGAAAAAAAAAAG TTATTTCTGCAGCTTTTCATTAAATTGGAATGGGAAACAATGATTCATTGCTTCGACTGGAGAGATAAAGCGGTAGAAAGACCAACATAG
- the LOC124889729 gene encoding uncharacterized protein LOC124889729 codes for MRWKGSVIAKNIIRETPEHEYACLPSFSHMVELLNPGSSYSIMVNQINGSFIYYFLAFRPYIRGYPHMRKVITVDDTYLYGKYGGVLLSAVAQETQNHIFSIVFCVVNKENDASWTFFFQKLKYIVEDEPDLCVISDRHVNIANAFFRVYSRAHHGFCMRHLAKNLRVYTVDKFSEHFSELKNNNPEAAHVLENVLRFEKWSRAHFQGNKYDVMTTNIAESLNSVFGYDVTAKVNLLERSSCWKFDLVKMLYEHAMAVLRAKYGDGVGYGNSMYEYSLPIYKDETCLFV; via the exons ATGcgttggaaaggaagtgtaattgcgaAGAACATCATTCGCGAGACACCGGAGCACGAATATGCTTGCTTGCCATCTTTTTCCCATATGGTAGAGTTATTGAATCCAGGGTCTTcctactctatcatggtaaatcAGATTAATGGATCattcatttactatttcttaGCATTCAGACCTTACATACGAGGATAtccccacatgagaaaggtaattacCGTTGATGACACATATTTGTATGGAAAGTACGGGGGTGTGTTGCTGAGTGCAGTTGCACAGGAAACCCAAAATCACATCTTTTCAATTGTCTTTTGTGTCGTCaataaagagaacgatgcttcttggaccttcttcttccagaagtTGAAGTATATcgtagaagatgaaccagatctatgtgtcatctccgACAGGCACGTCAACATTGCCAATGCCTTCTTCCGTGTTTACAGTCGTGCACATCATGGAttttgcatgaggcacctcgctAAAAATCTGCGT GTGTATACTGTTGATAAGTTTAGCGAGCATTTTTCTGAATTGAAGAATAATAACCCTGAGGCAGCACATGTACTTGAAAATGTGCTTCGTTTTGAGAAATGGAGCAGAGCACACTTCCAGGGCAATAAGTAcgatgtgatgaccacaaacatcgccgAGTCGCTCAACTCG GTGTTCGGCTATGAtgttactgccaaggtcaatctaTTGGAGAGAAGTTCTTGTTggaaatttgacttggtgaaaatgtTGTACGAACATGCGATGGCAGTTTTGCGAGCAAAGTATGGCGATGGCGTAGGTTATGGTAACTCCATGTACGAGTACTCTTTGCCAATTTATAAAGACGAAACTTGCCTCTTCGTGTAA